In the Enterococcus rotai genome, TGACCAAGTCTCAAACAAGTTTTTTTTCGTTGCATATGGGGCTTGGAACGTTGTCTCTATATCATTAGCTAAGAGAACTTGAGCAGTCTTCTTTCCAATTACAGCGAACTTTTTCATTTCAACATCTTTTCTACTGATTTGCTGAAAAAAAAATTTGGCTGCGTGTTGACTCGTTAAAAAAATCCACTCACTTTGTTTCACCATCGTTTTAAATGATTGATCTAACGTTCTCTTTTCCAGCGCAATCAATGGGATTTCAACCGTTTCAAATCCTCTTGCCTGAAAGTATGACCGATCCTCCGCATTGTCTTCTACCAAACGAGTTAAAAGAATCGTATTCATAGTGAATCCCGCTCCATTTCATTTAGTAACGCTATCGCTATCTGCTTTCCAATGCCGTTTATATCTTGGACAGTTATACTTTTGATAAAGGACTGTTCTAACTCTTTATCTCCTAAAAATCCTGAAAACTGATAGCCATTTTGTTTTTGAACAGCGAAAGCTCCAATAGGAATATCGCAATTTCCATTTAACATCGCCAAAAAATCACGCTCTTCCATGACTAATTTTCTTGTTAACGAATCATCGATTGGGTTTAAAAAATCGTTCATCTCTTGATCTTGACTACGACATTCTACAGCTAAAGCGCCTTGTCCTACAGCTGGAATACACTGCTCACAGCTTAAAACAAGATAAGGATGTGTAGGTTCATCAAACCAATTCAATCGTTTTAAACCAGCTACTGCTAAAACAATGCCATCTAGATTTTGTTCTTCCATCCGTTTCAAACGCGTTCCTACGTTCCCTCGAATCGATTCCACTTGAATATCTTCCCGTAAATTTTTCATTTGAAATTCTCGCCGCAAACTACTCGTTCCAATTCTAGCACCGTTGGGCAACGCCTCTAAAGAATTCACTTCTCTAAAAATCAAACAATCAGCCGGATCGCTTCTCTCTGGAATCGCAGCTAACGTCAATCCATCCGCGACTTTTGCTGGCATGTCTTTTAAACTATGGACCGCAAAATCGATTGAGCCTCTCAATAAAGCCTGTTCTACTTCATTGATGAATAATCCCTTCCCGCCAATTTTAGACAAACTGACTGAAA is a window encoding:
- a CDS encoding uroporphyrinogen-III synthase codes for the protein MNTILLTRLVEDNAEDRSYFQARGFETVEIPLIALEKRTLDQSFKTMVKQSEWIFLTSQHAAKFFFQQISRKDVEMKKFAVIGKKTAQVLLANDIETTFQAPYATKKNLFETWSACYLKPTMIFYPKSNLANRFGEAELVNKGHRLFTPILYDNCFPKENQLLLQKRLMDKKLPAVYLASPSLWERFLSVFREVDLREMPTLYCLGETTRQAILKDGYEAMLRNEV
- the hemC gene encoding hydroxymethylbilane synthase, producing MKTVCVGTRNSPLAMKQTMIVIDLLKEVHGDFPVEIVPMTTKGDQMLSVSLSKIGGKGLFINEVEQALLRGSIDFAVHSLKDMPAKVADGLTLAAIPERSDPADCLIFREVNSLEALPNGARIGTSSLRREFQMKNLREDIQVESIRGNVGTRLKRMEEQNLDGIVLAVAGLKRLNWFDEPTHPYLVLSCEQCIPAVGQGALAVECRSQDQEMNDFLNPIDDSLTRKLVMEERDFLAMLNGNCDIPIGAFAVQKQNGYQFSGFLGDKELEQSFIKSITVQDINGIGKQIAIALLNEMERDSL